The sequence GAGCCTTTAACTTCACTTATCCAGAGCTGGAGTCCTGTCATGAAGTACTTAGGCTTTAGGATGAGTTTATTGATGGAgctaaaataaacttaaaaatgatCATAGTacttatgtgaaatgtatacCAGCAGCCTTAAGGTATGAAGGTTTAAGGTACATTTTTTGGAATTCATAATCTGCTCTTGCAGTCTAGTTCGCTACGGGATCACAGTCTGGTTTGAAAATTTATCTGTTCAATGAAAGAACAGTTTGACTCATGTCCACAAAACAGCCATGACATCATTGGATTAAACAATAGGAGAGCACGCAGACTTTATATGAACAGGCAGTGAtgagaaaaacaataataatattttgataattATATATTGTCTGTTAAAATCCGAGGACCAAAAAACATTCGTCCAATCAAAATGTTCTGGCCGAAGACTGTGACTGgtaatgtgtacattttcagccaaccTACTTTGCATAACATCATAGTCATCAGTGCGCTCACGTCCactgtgtcaatgtagggacaataaaatacaatcaaACTTTCCTACGGAACCCACAATAAGTAATTTTCAAAACGAAAGTCCGTTTTTTAAAAAGCAGTGATGTCTGGATTATGAAAAAGGAAAAACTGGAATTATCATCGGTTAAGCTTTTACATGATGAAGACAGCTACTCAGAAAGATGATACCATgattgctctctttcttttggacaggtactgtatgtacatgcttcgagaagaatttaatggatttagtttcTATTTCTTTACAtagatttataaaatacattaatgtgtgtggaggaggcgtggctttggacgcCCAATCGCATAGAGGCTGGTATTATAAattcagtgctagcaggctaaagttagcaccttTCTAAATCAACCACCCCACCTTTAAATCCCAGTAATGGGCAATGACACTTCCACTGAAACGCGTAATAATCCAATAAACTCAACCGGGagtgaaaataaaatagtgGGGATAGAAAAAAGTGTCCAATTTTAGTCTGGTTGAGTGTTGGTTGGCTGTAGTTATCAGCAGGTGGATTGCCCATCATCACAAGTATCTGGGTGAACTGAAAAGCATCAGGCCAGAAGTGGAGTTTGGACTCATGACCTCTGGTTCTCTTTGGGAACTCCAGGACAGGACATGAATAACAACACAAACTGATATGAGTGTAGAGGCCGCTCACAGAAAGTATAAGAATGTTACACAGTATGATGGAGGTGGGTGTGTTCAGGTCTGACAAGATAACTAAAGCTGTCTATGTTTGTAGAATAATGTGTAACATTAAACATACTGTATCCTAGCTTACCTGTGGCTCAGTGAGCATGACACTAGCAATGCCAATGTCATGGGTTggatcccaagggattgcacatagtcagaaaggAAATGTATaatcactttggattaaagtgtctgccaaatgcataaatgtaaatgtattacttGTGTAGGTTTATCAGATCCATGTGAGCGACTCTTTGTGTATTCGAACAGAAGAAACAGGAGGTAGAATCCTGGCGGGCTGGTAAAATGGGCCTGCTCAAATAATACCCccaaaatactttaaaactaATGCATCAGAATGGTTATAATACGACatatattgttattgttttaatgcaaGGGTTTATTGGATTGTTACACATTTCAGTGGAAGTGTCATTGCCCATTACTGGGATTTAACATAAAGTAACAAAGTTTTATTACCTTGACACGAGATTACGTTAAAATATTGTCTAACAAGTGTCAATTAACAGAATCACATTTATAATTTCATGCTGCCATCTACAGTTCATCGGAGTGAACTGCCATGCAAAGGAGACACGACGTTAGTTTTGCTCGTGCAAGTGAAGGGGGGGGGGTAGTCTCCAGCCAGGGGTCAAAATTGGGCACAACTCTGGTCTTACAGGATGAGCTAACGTagacacaacataaacacaacagccacatatgagaaacatttttttttcatgttttattatatagaaaCAAGTATAAAATAGCCTATAATATTAGAAGATCTGCGTGCGGAAGGATAATTTTGAGCgtttaacattaatgtttaacaCCTCGTGACTTAGCAAAGGGCACCAAGGTGACTGTGCACACCAACGCACACAATGCAAGGCGTAGAAGTGTCACACCTGTGGGTCTTTTTCTGGTTTGACACCCCGTGTTAAAAACTGGCCAACCAATGAGATTGCTGCTTTTGTTCACTTGCCTGGAGCTGCTGAAGTTACAGTACAATTTGGGCAGTCTTattcaaatcagaccaccaactgatgtagatttgtgggggtgtggttacacgaggcgtatcaggcaggtctgggtgagcctTCGCTCTTACATAGAATgactcttttgttcccacaccttcatttctgcaattttatgtgtctaatacatgcatgagcaacttattacacaccaaagacacagaaaaacacattcacgccatatgacccctttaaaggtacagtgtcaCAAAAGTCACGTGACCTGCGATTATTCAACATGAAGCTTTAAATGTCGCACCAGAGCATTAATGTAGACTAGTTCATGCAACCCATAATAGGTACCAGAACCATAAGAACCATCCATCAATGACGtgaattatttgattaaatagtATTTAATGGACAAAAACATGACCTGCTTACATACATACGGAAGGACATCTATGAAAGGGTCAAACATGCAGAATGTGAAGAATATCCACACCTGTGTCTGATGACGTAACAACAAAGTaattgtgtaaaactgcatttttatttcagtgcaGTCATGGGCTAAATCTGTTACTCTTTTATCAGCACGGCAGACTGATCACAACATCGACATGTGTTGACGTGTTTAGAGCTCATCGTGTTTGGATTCTGTGACGTTCAGTTCATCTTCAGTGATTCTGCCGTCTGTGTTGCGGTCTTGATTCTTGAACATCTCTTTTATAACCACGTCACGATCTGTTCCAGGACGAATGCGACCTCTGCCTTCACCCACCTGACGCTCGATGAACACCACaaactgcagaagaaagacaacAAACCCCAGAATCAAACGTATgttcaatcacacacacacacacacacacacacacatcatctcatctcatcagtTTTCTCTGAGTGCAGTATAAGTGTtttgagtgagcgagagagattTCATGACACGCCGTCTGTGGATGTGGACGTTTACCTCCTCCAGTGACACCTGTTGATCAAGATTCATGTCCATGGCAGGAAAGAGCGGATCAGGACTGTCCTGAAGCCAGATGAAGAGAAAGCCCTCAGGAACACCCTTCTGTACGTCCACTAACTCCAGCTCAAACAGTAACACAGCACTGCCGGGAACACCAGACgctgaacacacaacacacatgagATGAGCACATCAATGAAGGTTCTGCAGCCACAGAAGTGTCTTCAGGTAAAGCTGTGTGTCTCTTTCGATGAGGTCGTCATCACAACCGTCCACTGAATGATCTATAATCAACATCTGGAgtctcatttataaatgttttgtacacACAAAATTGTTCTGGAAACGTGCATACGCCACTTTCCACGCAAAGGTAGTGATCTATTAAATGCAAACTTGACAGGAGAATGTGTGCACCTGTAAGTCAACTCTGACCCGTGCGTAAACAGATTCTGGAGACAAGGAGCCACACAAGTGAGTTTGAACTCAAGAGAGATTGTAGAAAGTAAGtgtgataaaaatgattataagcATTAATGCctcacacacatttaatttcACCTCCTATCTGTTGAAGATCAATTATCAAGAAGATTATTTGCGCTTGAATTGAGTGATTATTGTCCCATGCACCTTCTTGTCAAATCCAAATCAAATAGTTAAAACTCAATCTGAATGTCTCACCATCACCTATGAGCGCATGAGGAGGAGATGATCCAACAGCATGGAATACAGGACAGCATCAAATAACCTAACTGCAGAAcacagtttaaataaatactaaatatatgTTCCTTACATAGTGTGCATCATCATCACATGTAAAGTGTGGAAATACAGCCGTCAAGCTCTCGCACAATCATTTCTCTGTCTGTCCTCATTATCAGTCCAAACTATAATCATGTTCATAACACAACAGGACTGAAGAAACATTGGTCTTTTACAATGATGTCTTCAAATGTTCTCTCAGGTGAAGGACACCGctgataatgatgtgatttAATGAGCTGTTAATCATCAGTCTGGTGCTGTAAACATAGAAACCTTCTGCTTTAACTCATTctccgccagcctctttaaaaaaagttgccagcttacgccagcgttttttaacatttccccccaactttaatggctcaacgtaaattttctgtaaagaatatatggacaaacaatatgttaaatgaaagaacagagtctcagcttttaaacaaaggaaaccgtattcttctatcttcatttgttcgttttttatcactctgtagatgtgggtgggtttcttcaaaaatgcatcatttagattaaacagctgagataattaaaaaatgttgtcaaagattccacccagattacaatcagaacaatcattaaaaacagataaaacatatacgttctaggttctgggattctgtactttttccccaaaggtgtgtaacagcgccacctgctgtacaacagtacaaacactgattgcgtAATGACtctctttggcggggaagcattttttttttaatgacgagataactcttcaatggcggtgaaagagttaatagaactattgtaataacaattattgaTTTGTAAATCTCATGTGTGGTCATTTGTGATTTCATTACGGAGATAAAGGATGGGATCAGGATCCAGAAACGGTTCATTATGGTGTGTGACATCGGATTGGATGCCAGGTTTATTAATATAGGAATCAGTATTCATGAGGTGCTTTGCATTGAGTATTTATGGGTAAAAATGGGGGGGatatgaggcaaataagccccttcagtgtgatacaataCCCTCCGCATCTTATTTCTGCCATAACAACGGCTGCCTGAGTGTTTGTGTAGTTGTGATGATGTCTGACCTCCGGCCGAGCCGTGAGCGAGGTGAGGTGGCACAGTGATTTCTCTcttctctgacacacacattcCCCTCAGACCTTCATCCAGACCCGAGATCAACTTCCCCTGTCCTAACGTCACACCAGGGGCTTCTGGGTAATCGTCTCTGtatgaaaaacaacataacatgaGTGCATTCTGTGTTGTGATGTTCAATCAGTGTTCAAAATTGCCCGGTGCATACCATCAAAATTTTTCAAAAAGTGTAATTCTTAGATACACAACTAGGATGATTTAAAGAGAAACATTGTCAGTTTTTTTGCAAGAACGTATTGAAATAGAATGTGTGACAACGATCCCACGGCGTGTTGAACGGAGATGTGACTTACGATGTGTAGAGCCGTGTGCCGTCCAGTAGAGAGCAGTTATATCTGtacatgatgacatcattcacaTCACTGGTCACGTTACACGCGGAGGGTTTATACGTCACTTTGACGTCCACTCCATCTTCAGGGTTGTGAATATCAATGATGTGAAGGTCATAGATGAGCACGGCTGATCCAGGAATCAATTCACCTGAAGGAAACAACATCAgttaatgtaaatgatgacagaatttttgtttgggggtggagtatccctttaacattaaGCTAATAAAACGTGCAGTTTACCAGAGCagaataaacatatacattcatATATACTGAAGAGAATGTCTTTCTAAAGCTGTGTTCCCACCAGACACGATTGAAGTGTTAAGTGCAaattatttacatgttaagtcaatgcaaagacgcgataggacATCATGCAGTGTGAATGAGGCGGCACGAATGATGCTGCATGAATTCAGCGTTTCGGGCATTTGACACGTGATTTGCGAGAGTTGAAAAATCTAAACTTTGGCAAAAATTCACACCgcattaaccaatcaggagcttgctctaatAGTGAAGTGACTATGACGTAGCGagtggaggacaaaatcatcgtcaCTGaatgtggatacctggagctgtacgatacatcttacttttatcgaaacaggaataaaaggatcttgcttggaagaaagtaaGTGAGGAGGTTGGACAATTTGGTAAATTGTAAAACGCTCTTTACTGAATTTgagctatatatatatgtacaagaCTGGAGACGCCTGGCAGGTGCCCCTCCCATGATGCCAATTCGCGTGTATTGTGAAGTCAATTTCAAGTGTGAATGAAGTTCAAGCCTCTAAATGTTCAAGCGTCAAACTACAAGCGAAAAGCGTGATTTATTCACACAAGTCGTGTTGATGGGAACGCTCTATAAGTGTGAGCATAAGTGACAAGACAGACAAAGAGTAGAAGAATGCTCGGACACTTACACAACAATATTCCAGTTTCCAACTCCAGATATAATCTACTTCAAAGtaatattctttctttcatATTTACTTTAGAGAACTTTTAATCGCTTTAAAGAGCATTTGATCaagaaagatgtttttaaaggatGACCGGTGTAACGTGCACATACCTGATCCATCCTCTCCATATCCTACATGAGGTGGTACAGTCGCCCGTCTCCTCTCGCCCACACAAACACCCAGCAGAGCTTTATCCATCCCAGCGATCACACGACCCACGCCAACAAATGTGTCAAACGTGCCGTTATGAGAATAACTGTGAGTAGGAAAAACACCACATCATACATCTAAAGACAAACGGTCAACAGAGTGAGTGAATGCCACAGCATCCGTTTGTGCTGACCTGGAATCGAAGAGCGTCCCGTCCTGAAATGACCCGTTATAATGATAACGGATAAAATCTCCCAGCGCTGCTCTTCTTCTGCACGGCCGAGGAATCTCTTCAACTTCAATCATCACATCGTCCTTCACATTAAACACATCCACCAGCAACACGTCAAACATCACTGTGGCATACGGAGGAATCTTGGTTCCTGCAGAGAAACGTCCTTCAGACTACAAATCCAACATCAACACTCAACTAGCAGTCCAAGTGCTTCCTGTCAGCTATTCTCAAGCTCCTCGGTCTCGCTCTTCTGACTTTGAGTTGTTgtctctcatcatttacacacatcCAGACTGTAAATACACAAAGGCATCAGTACCGTATCCGTTCTTGTCGTACGCCAAAAACGGTGGAATAATGATGGATCTCCTCTCCCCGACACACATTCCCAGAATGCCCTGCTCCACTCCCCTGATGAGACTGCCCTGCCCCACATACGTGTCATATGTTGAGTTCAGATCGTGGCTATGAACAGAGTTTACAGTCATTATACAGAACTCAtatttcaaaaacaataaaacagccgCAGCAAATATGAAGAAACTGTTTCAGATGTTCATGTAGTCATCATTTCTGATGTATTGTTG comes from Triplophysa dalaica isolate WHDGS20190420 chromosome 25, ASM1584641v1, whole genome shotgun sequence and encodes:
- the fkbp10a gene encoding peptidyl-prolyl cis-trans isomerase FKBP10, coding for MRKFLFRSMESVCLSLLLLALRVVFAQLEDVIIDRYSIPTHCSREVRVGDYVRYHYNGTFTDGRKFDSSLDKGYPIVVHVGVDSKVIPGLDKGVEGMCVNEWRKITVPSHLAYGVLGAGELIPPDSTLVFDVHLLDLWNKADTVEIRVLHRPQKCKRAVMDSDFVRYHYNGSLLVGTVFGSSHDLNSTYDTYVGQGSLIRGVEQGILGMCVGERRSIIIPPFLAYDKNGYGTKIPPYATVMFDVLLVDVFNVKDDVMIEVEEIPRPCRRRAALGDFIRYHYNGSFQDGTLFDSSYSHNGTFDTFVGVGRVIAGMDKALLGVCVGERRRATVPPHVGYGEDGSGELIPGSAVLIYDLHIIDIHNPEDGVDVKVTYKPSACNVTSDVNDVIMYRYNCSLLDGTRLYTSDDYPEAPGVTLGQGKLISGLDEGLRGMCVSEKREITVPPHLAHGSAGASGVPGSAVLLFELELVDVQKGVPEGFLFIWLQDSPDPLFPAMDMNLDQQVSLEEFVVFIERQVGEGRGRIRPGTDRDVVIKEMFKNQDRNTDGRITEDELNVTESKHDEL